The following proteins are encoded in a genomic region of Candidatus Poribacteria bacterium:
- the iolB gene encoding 5-deoxy-glucuronate isomerase, with amino-acid sequence MNLCHPYAPSAGYTQIVQRGDDDLRYLSFGVLSLRSGESIHHRTGDEEIGAILLGGKCRIDIAGKSEALGPRASVFDGYASAAYVPRRTDVSVTALSDTEIAVCSAPSDTDTEPAVVHPNDVGIRHVGVGNWTRTVTDIIADNVGAQRLIVGETYNPPGNWSSSPPHRHDNDNAPVESDMEEVYFFRMNPSQGFGVQRIYDAGRRLDVTYTVQQNDTVSIPYGYHPVAAAPGYELYYLWMLAGDRRKLIPYDDPQHAWVKK; translated from the coding sequence ATGAACCTGTGCCATCCCTACGCGCCGTCTGCTGGATACACACAGATCGTCCAGCGCGGCGACGACGATCTCCGCTACCTCAGCTTCGGAGTCCTGAGCCTGCGATCCGGCGAGTCGATCCACCATCGCACGGGCGATGAGGAGATTGGGGCTATCCTCCTCGGCGGCAAGTGCCGTATCGATATCGCGGGCAAGTCGGAAGCGCTGGGACCGCGCGCGAGCGTGTTCGACGGCTATGCTTCGGCGGCATACGTGCCGAGGCGCACCGATGTCTCGGTGACCGCCCTGTCCGACACGGAGATCGCCGTCTGCAGCGCCCCCTCGGATACGGACACGGAACCGGCGGTCGTTCACCCGAACGACGTGGGCATACGCCACGTCGGTGTCGGCAACTGGACGCGAACGGTGACCGACATCATCGCGGACAACGTCGGGGCCCAACGGCTCATCGTCGGCGAAACGTACAATCCGCCGGGCAACTGGTCGAGCTCTCCTCCGCATCGTCACGACAACGACAATGCCCCCGTCGAGAGCGACATGGAAGAGGTCTACTTCTTCCGAATGAACCCGTCGCAGGGCTTCGGCGTGCAGCGCATCTACGACGCCGGTCGCCGCCTCGACGTCACGTACACCGTCCAGCAGAACGACACGGTCTCCATCCCGTACGGCTACCACCCCGTCGCGGCGGCTCCCGGGTACGAGTTGTACTACTTGTGGATGCTCGCCGGCGACCGACGCAAGCTCATTCCGTACGACGACCCGCAGCACGCGTGGGTGAAGAAGTAG